The window actttattttctGCCCGTCCATAATGTGGACTTATGGTTATCacccctgtaggatgatccgtccaccttgtggacttcattttgtttccgttaactttgtggacaattgcaatgacatacattcaagtagaagatcaaaattgcatctgattatagaaatgcgtaaaggaaaagtgcctgcccccttgggcttaaaaaaggcacgccaatattgtagcaaaaatataGTTAAACAGTTGAAAGAAAAGttaataatgccaaaaagtcttaaaagaagaactggttgtcgtgtcactattactggtagtatttcctcaagtgcTCGACATTCCACGGATGCggtagcttttctccgtctattgtctccaggtggtatgttcctttccttttccacgacgtaactctgtaaggtccttcccagttggggccgagttttccctgtgtagggtctctagttgcacccatgaccctcctgagtacgaggtctcctacttggaagcttctttgtcggacccgggagttgaaatatttggacatgcgatcctggtatctagcgatcctctgCTCTGCTGCCGACCTGACCTCATCTataaggtccagctgtagcctcatggattcgtcattcctgccCTCGTCGTGGTTGTGAACCCAGTAACTTGTGAGCCCAAtttctgctgggatgactgcctcgctcccgtatgtcagtcgaaacggtgtctctcctgtcggagtcctcgccaTTGTCCTGTACGCCCAcagtatgcttggcaattcttccggccatatgccctttgccccctcgagccgagtcttgataatctttagcagggatcggtttgtgacctcaacctgaccgttagcctgaggatgggcgggtgatgagtagtggttttttattcctagctgtgtacagaaatcacggaaggggccgttatcgaactgcctcccgttatctgagacaaggactctaggaataccaaacctacatactatgttccgccagacaaaacttctaatgttcttttctgtaatggtggccaaggcttccgcttctacccatttcgtgaagtagtcaatgcccactaccaagaactttagctgccttatcgccgttgggaaaggtcccatgatgtccagtccccactgagcgaacggccatggagccgttatgggggttagctcttcagctggctgtccgataaaattgctgaacctctagcatttgtcgcatcttttaacgtaggactcagtatccttttgcatggtcggccagtaatacccagctcgtaacagtctgtgcaccaacgaccgcgatccagaatgattcccgcatattccttcgtgtacttccctcatcacgtaATCTGCCTCTTCAATCCCGAGACATCTtaggtaaggacgggagaaacctctcttgtaaagaatgtcttttatcaagacgaaccttgccgctcggacttttagctttctcgctgcctccttctcttcaggcaatatcccgtcctttaagtatgaagctATCGGCGTggtccagtttctttcggagcgtatctcctgcatgttgtcggggtctattagcggaaagatttgaacaaagggaagtacattacccggtgttatcatatgttccgctgaagcggctttggctagccgatcggcgggctcattgtctcccctggggatctggacgaacattgcttttagcccgtcggttctagccctcacttgatcaagatatctcttcaacctttcccctttgcattcataatcaccgtttacttgattggtcacgacttgagagtcgcaatgcacgaccacactttcagctccggcggctttggctaggtcgagtcctgctgctaccgcttcgtattctgcttcattgttggtaatggggaagtcgagacggaccatacattcaatctcgtctccttcaggtgacagcaatactatgccggctcctccaactcgcttattggatgatccgtcggtgtagatgttccactgggggggttcttctccccccttgtccgcgtcatgcgtaaactctgctatgaagtcggctacagcttgtcctttaatggccacacgtggacggtacttgatgtcaaactcactcaattctattgcccacagcgtcagtcgacctgcggactcaggattacttagtgcccttcacaagggcttgtcggtcattacgttcacagtatgggcttgaaagtagggcttgagcttgcgagccgccgtgaccaacgcaaaagcgagtttctccataggtttgtatctttcctcggcaccgcggagcgcccggctggcgtagtacacaggcttctgtgccctgtcctcctctctgattaaggccgcgctaACGGCCGCGGTGGAgacagccaaatagaggaagagctcttaacctggttgcgaggggctcagtagaggcggtgaagatagataggtttttaactcctcgaaggcttgctgacactcgtccgtccactcgaatgaatttttcaatgttcgaaagaagggtaaacatttgtccgtcgctctcgacacgaatctattcaatgccgctatcttgccgttaaggctctgtacttccttcacgtttctcgggggggccatctccattatggctcggattttgtccgggttagcttcaatccccctttgagataccatgaaccctaggaatttgcctgccgttacaccgaatgcgcactttcctggattgagtttcatgttgtaggatcgaagtgtgccgaatgtttccttgagatcttccaagtggtcttcctccttccggctctttacaagcatgtcgtcgacataaacttggacattcctcccgatttgctgtgcgaacatcttgttcattagtctctggtatgttgcccctgcatttttcagaccgaatggcattactttgtaacagaagagtccttgactggttacaaacgaagtcttctcctggtcgtcctcgtgcatgcggatctggttataacccgagaaagcatccatgaagcttagcaattggtgttgagccgtcgagtccactaggatgtcgacccttggaaggggatagctatctttggggcatgctttgttaagatcggtgaagtccacgcacatccgccatttgccactCGTTTTCTTTACCATTACCAcgttcgccagccaatcggggtagtagacttccctgatgaagcttgcctcttggagtttgcggacctcttccgctattgcttggtctcgttccggggcgaatactctcttcttttgtcggacgggtggaaacgagggcaacacattcaacttatgtaccatgaccgagggatcgattcctggcatatcgtcatggctccaggcgaacacatccttattgcttctcaagaaagctacgagctcttgacggattgcgggtttggcaagcgttccgatcctggtggttcggtctggattggaactgtcgagagttatctcctctagcttctctgtaggttctgccgtcgttcggtgttcttctatgttcaaggcctggatctggtcttccacctccatcatagctacgtagcattctcgtgcggcaatttgacttccgtgtagctctcctaccccatactccgttgggaacttgatcatcaggtggtaagttgatgttgccgccttccacgagttgagcgtgggtcgtccaataatagcattgtaggctgacgagcaatcgaccactaagaatgttacgtccttggtgatttgttgggggtaatctcctactgtcacGGATAATGtgactgcgcccaaagggaatatcctactccctccgaaaccaacgagcggggcgtttgtcggtatCAACTGctccctgtcaatcctcatttgttggaacgccggataatacaagatatcggccgaactaccgttgtcgaccaacactcggtggatattgtagtcgcctgcccgcaaggtgacgacgagggcatcgtcgtgtgggtggtgtaggcgtcttgcatcctcttccgagaacccgataatggggccttcccttcttgccatctttggcactgtacccgccaactggacattctgtaccatccgaaggtatgttttgcgagccttcttcgacgatccggccgcggttgttcctccaattatcatccttatttcccctaatgggggccttggtcgctcgttttctcgacgggggtgttgttcttgttggTGTTGCtccgttctctccttgctgacgaatttcttcagcttcccttgtcggataagggcttcgatttgttgcttcaagtcgtagcaatcggccgtgtcgtgaccatggtcacgatggaagcggcaatatttgtctctggaccttttgttgggatcactcttcagctttcccggaaacgtcagggatccttcgtccttaatctgcattaggacttggtctatcggggcggtcaacggagtgaaacttgtgaaccgtccgcccattggttttggacgtctctcctccctccgatctcccatccgtcctctcttccgcccctggtcctgtcgggggtcctcttgtctgtcccttttcttgggtctgtcttctcgggctaacagtgcgtcttcagcgttcatatacttggtggccctgtaaagcacttctgacatggtctttgggtcgtttttgtatagggagaacaaaaacttaccccccttgagcccgttcgtgaacgctgccaccaatatcttgtcgtcggcttcgtcgatcgagagcgcttctttattgaagcgtgatatgtaggcccgtaacgtctcctcctctctctgcttgatattcattaaacaagctgtggacttcttataccgatgtccaccgatgaagtgcgtagtgaactgagcgctcagctccttgaaggtgccgatggagtttggtgttagtcggctgaaccaaatccttgccgcgcccttcagggttgtagggaatgccctacacataattgcgtctgccactccctgaaggtgcatcagggtcttgaaggtctctaggtgatcgagagggTCCTTGATTCCATCATAACTGTCCATAttcggcatgcggaacttactcggcagggggaaggaattgacggacgccgtaaatggcgagtcagtccggttgacaaggtcgtcaagatcgctggacactcgccccttgagagcgttcatcaggacttccatctgttccttcatcgcctgcatctccgcgatgatgggttgtggagctgtatccgtcactgaagggatgctagcgtcccgtcgcacttgtttgctcggggcgttactctcctgtggtccgtcattatttctcctttcctcactgttcccttcttgatcttctccttgACTATTCACCGCGgcactcttttgattcagctgCTCTACCAGGTCGTGGTTTtatttggtgaggcgctccacggctgcggcgagcgtcttgacctgtctctcgagggcagtcgtaggggcttcttcttggacgtcatttgtggttgccatcgagcgtgtgagtaccatgtaactcttttgtctaggaaacgcgattcccacagacggcgccaactgatgacgtctaaaattgtcaccaatgggtcacaccgtactcgcgactcgaatcgaacctgcacgacaagaACAATCGACGGAAGTCCTTcggagagcaccggtgtggtgccggccaaaggttctccgacggtcaagttagaattgttctgttttacttagagcgttagagagggtcaattaaagcgtacctcgatccctgagggtggcaggccttttatagtgataaagggttgacttttctccttggtttccaaaccttttcaatgtgggattctCATACAAATTCCCTTGAGCGTAGTGAGTCAAGATTTCCgttttcggatcatgggcccttactgggcctgtcagcgatgggccttcaaagcgcgTGGGATACCCCTTGCACAGGCCCAACAGTCCCAACCCGTCAGGCCCGTTCAAGTGGGCCCGTCAAGCAGGGCCGTCAGGCCCGTTCAGGTGGGCCCGTCGGGCCCATCAGATGGGCCCGTCAGGTATGCCGCATTTCTAACCGTCTTCAAATTGTgaattaataagaaatataaattacaacttaatgAGAGAGGAAGCACAAAACTAAGGACTTTTCAGAAAATAGTTTCTAGAAACctgtattgttatttattttttcttttctttttcacttttctattttatttcttggctgaattaatattttgattaacACAACGAAAGGCAACAGAACCCCTTCCATCTAATTCTATCTCCTCAACTAACAAAGACAGAGGAGAGGGCTATACTAGTTGTTAATTAACATGATCGAACATGAGACagacttaaaaaatataaggataAATTTAGTTTGATATCAAGAGGATAGACCATTTCGGAGAAGCTGCTGAATAGAAGGATTGCAAACAGGATTACTATATTATTTCACTAATTTTTATCTGAATTAATTTATATCTGATTTTgatattgtgttatttatttattgcaaggaaaaagaaatatggGTAGACAGAGAGATCAATTTTGGGATCATGCTAAGAATGAAAATGGCCGTTTCAAATGTAATtattgtcaacaagattttcCTGGAGGTGCATCAAGGATTAAAGCACACTTGGCCGGAATTCCAGGTCATGACATTAAGGCATGTAATGCCGTGCCTCAAGATGTTCAAGAAAAAGCTCaagcaacccaaaaaaaaagagaagctcAAGTAACTCAAGGGACcaacaaaaaacttaaaagtgTATCAACCTCaacttcaaaatcaaaaactaaGACAATTAAAATTGTCACACAGGTGATTCTCTAGTCCCAACTCTATACATAGTTGTTTATTTCTAACAGTTCCAATactttttaggaaaaatattaGTACACACTGGTGGTTGCACACAACCCTACACACACACTTTTTGCACTGAAATCTAATTTCAGTGCAAACAGTGTGTGTGCACAACAACAAGTGTGAAATAAACATTGCTCTACTTTTTAACCCTTTGCAAATATTTTCACACTATTTTCTCTTTGTGTAGGGTAAGGAAGAATATAGGGCTGAAATTATCCTCAATGATGTTGTGGACAGACTAATAGCCAAAGTGTCTTCACTTGCACTGAGTATATTGATTTTGAGTTGAGTTTCAAGGTGGAGTTGATAAATCTTCTTGAAACATTATTCAAGATTAAATTCGTGTTAGGTGATGCTCAAAAGAGGCAGTCAAGTGATGAGTCTATGGGGATTTGGTTAACGGAGCTTAGAAATGTAGCTTATGATGCTGATAATGTGCTAGATGAGTTTAGCTATGAGAGTTTTTGGCAAAAGGTATGGATTCAAAATCAAATGATGGATCAGGTACGTAACTTTTCATTATGcaatcttgataaagttaagaccATCAAACAATTGTTGGATATAATTGTGAATGATGTAGCTAACTCTGATCTTAGAATGGAGTTGGTGAGTTCAGTCCCCAAAATTAGTTTGGACATGAATATAGACTCCCTCCTCGATGATTCAAAAGTTATAGGAAGAGAATATGAtatcaaaaaaatagtaaactTACTTATTAGTTCAAGCAATCAAAAGGATATCTCTGTTCTCCCTATAGTGGGTATGGCAGGTATCGGAAAGACAACTTTAGCGAAACTTGTGTATAACAATGAACTGTTAAAGAAACATTTTGATGTACTAGCGTGGGTAAATGTTGGTAAAAATTTTGATGTTGAAGGGATTTTAAGAGAGATTCTTAAATCTCTTGGAGAAGACTTGGGTGATTGTTGGGGGcgaaaaaattttgataaagtaCTTGAAATATGTGCAGAAATTTTGTGGGCGAAAAAATATCTTCTCATACTTGATGATGTGCAAAATGAAGATCCTAAGAAATGGGATACTTTAAAGGGTTACTTATTAAAGTTTAATTCCAATACAGgaaataatattgttattacAACTTGTAGTGATAATGTGGGGCAAATCATGAAGATACATCCCCCACATCACTTAGAGAAGTTATCAAAAGATGATTGTTGGTctataatgaaaaaaagaacattCATAGATGGAAGAATTCCATTAGATTTGGAGGTTATTGGCAGGGAAATTGCTAAAAGATGTGGAGGGGTTCCATTGACTGCAAGAGTTTTAGGGGGAATAATGTGctttaaatttgataaaagcAAATGGCTGGAgatccaaaataataaaatttgggatTTGTTGGATGAAGATAATAGTGACATCTTTCATGTGCTTAAGTTATGCTTTGATCATCTTCCAACGCCATCTTTAAAACGATGTTTTGCATATTGTGCAATATTCCCTAAAGATTATGACATGCAAAAGGATGAATTAATTCAGTATTGGATGGCTGAAGGGTTTCTTGAGCCTGCTAAAGAAGCTAATATGGTGATGGAAGATATTGGCAACATgtatttcaatattttgttgGCCACTTCCTTTTTCCAAAATGCTAGAAAGGATGCCTACGGTAATATTATTAGCTGCAAAATGCATGATTTGGTGCATGACTTTGCActctcaatttcaaaatttgaaactctAATCTGGGAGCAAGATTCAGTGGATAATGGTAGTAGCATACACCCTTTATTTGCCCGACTTGATGGCAAAACAACACTAGGAAGTTCATTTAGTGAAGTTGATTATACAAAATTGCGCACGTTAATTTCAGAAAATTTCAACTTTGACATCATGTCATCAAATTTTAAATGCTTACGTGTTTTAAAATTATCCAGGGATGGTAGAATGGAGTTGCCAGATTCAATTGAGCAATTAATACATTTGAGGCTTCTTCACATCTCAAACTCCTTTACTATATTATTACCAAAATCCATCACCAAACTCTACAATTTGCAAACTTTAAGAATTGAAGGCGATGTAGAAGAGCTTCCGGAAGACCTAAGCAATTTGATTAACTTAAGACATATTCATATTAATTCTTCTAtagaaaaacctaaaaatattgGGCGGTTGACTTGCCTTCAAACattgcaatttttttgtgtgggtccAGATGAAGGTTATCGGATTAAAGAATTGGGATGTTTGAAGAATCTCAgaggagaaataaaaataaggaatCTAGGGTACGTGGACGGTGAGGAAGAAGCCAAAAgtgcaaaattaaaagaaaaggaaatattcAACTTGGGATTATACTGGGATCAGGGTTCTGATAAAGATGAAAAGGTGTTGGAAGGCCTCTATCCTCACCCAAATTTGAAAAGCTTAACAATCAAATCCTATAGCGGAAAGAAATTCCCAGCGGGTTGTTGGTTTGTCTTCGCTATATCACAATTTGATTGAGATCAATTTGAGATATTGTATGGAATGTGAAGAAGTTCCCACTCTGGGGCAATTACCCTGTCTTAGG of the Quercus robur chromosome 10, dhQueRobu3.1, whole genome shotgun sequence genome contains:
- the LOC126702765 gene encoding putative disease resistance protein RGA3, translating into MGLQSAWDTPCTGPTVPTRQARSSGPVKQGRQARSGGPVGPIRWARQTNSQSVFTCTEYIDFELSFKVELINLLETLFKIKFVLGDAQKRQSSDESMGIWLTELRNVAYDADNVLDEFSYESFWQKVWIQNQMMDQVRNFSLCNLDKVKTIKQLLDIIVNDVANSDLRMELVSSVPKISLDMNIDSLLDDSKVIGREYDIKKIVNLLISSSNQKDISVLPIVGMAGIGKTTLAKLVYNNELLKKHFDVLAWVNVGKNFDVEGILREILKSLGEDLGDCWGRKNFDKVLEICAEILWAKKYLLILDDVQNEDPKKWDTLKGYLLKFNSNTGNNIVITTCSDNVGQIMKIHPPHHLEKLSKDDCWSIMKKRTFIDGRIPLDLEVIGREIAKRCGGVPLTARVLGGIMCFKFDKSKWLEIQNNKIWDLLDEDNSDIFHVLKLCFDHLPTPSLKRCFAYCAIFPKDYDMQKDELIQYWMAEGFLEPAKEANMVMEDIGNMYFNILLATSFFQNARKDAYGNIISCKMHDLVHDFALSISKFETLIWEQDSVDNGSSIHPLFARLDGKTTLGSSFSEVDYTKLRTLISENFNFDIMSSNFKCLRVLKLSRDGRMELPDSIEQLIHLRLLHISNSFTILLPKSITKLYNLQTLRIEGDVEELPEDLSNLINLRHIHINSSIEKPKNIGRLTCLQTLQFFCVGPDEGYRIKELGCLKNLRGEIKIRNLGYVDGEEEAKSAKLKEKEIFNLGLYWDQGSDKDEKVLEGLYPHPNLKSLTIKSYSGKKFPAGCWFVFAISQFD